In Myxococcus stipitatus, a single window of DNA contains:
- a CDS encoding DUF4153 domain-containing protein, translating to MSPSPSSLPLEAPPAPPATSGVLPRQTRASRQRLAVALGLGVLAQGLLDRPLWGVSFPVVVVALVAALAFLGGREALQRARPNAWLLAPLGVVSCFVAVRASPWLTTLNVLTAVVLVLMLSHFWSSGRVERLGLWGYPAVVLSTVARGLLLPFSMTREAVDMRAAGRLLPRVLPFVRGLLIVVPVLGVFAVLLTSADVAFGAAMGRLLAMDLDVLLANAVSWAFGTLLFSAASAAFLGHALRRRAVWAAPELGEQEVAPAAPRLGLTEALMLVLAVDALFGVFAGFQVTYLFVGDATSPAPGYTYAQYARRGFFELMLVSLLTLGLVMALARWTRREAPLARRVFQVGTSLMVGLTLVIVASAVKRMTLYEDAYGYTRLRLFTHVFMVALGVVLAWRCVTLWWRPERFAVGAFVTALASVLAVNVINPDALIVRLNLARDTSEEALDVLYLAGWLSEDAVPELAKARDDARLGEGFQRALRDRFLRDGDTPTWPEWNLGRWRARRALEAAP from the coding sequence ATGTCCCCGTCTCCTTCCTCCCTGCCGCTCGAGGCGCCGCCCGCGCCCCCGGCCACGTCCGGCGTCCTGCCTCGCCAGACGCGCGCGTCCCGCCAGCGGCTGGCCGTCGCCCTGGGGTTGGGCGTGCTCGCGCAGGGGCTGCTCGACCGCCCCCTGTGGGGCGTGTCCTTTCCGGTGGTGGTGGTGGCGCTCGTCGCCGCGCTCGCCTTCCTGGGCGGACGCGAGGCGCTGCAGCGCGCGCGTCCCAACGCCTGGCTGCTGGCCCCGCTCGGCGTCGTCTCCTGCTTCGTGGCCGTGCGCGCCAGCCCGTGGCTGACCACGCTCAACGTCCTGACCGCGGTCGTGCTGGTGCTCATGCTGTCGCATTTCTGGAGCTCGGGGCGCGTCGAGCGGCTGGGCCTGTGGGGCTACCCCGCGGTGGTGCTGTCCACCGTCGCGCGCGGCCTGCTCCTGCCGTTCTCGATGACGCGCGAGGCGGTGGACATGCGGGCGGCGGGCCGGCTCCTGCCGCGCGTGCTGCCCTTCGTCCGGGGGCTGCTCATCGTCGTGCCCGTGCTGGGGGTGTTCGCGGTGCTGTTGACGTCGGCGGACGTGGCCTTCGGCGCGGCCATGGGGCGGCTGTTGGCGATGGACCTGGACGTGTTGCTCGCCAACGCCGTGTCCTGGGCGTTCGGGACGCTGCTGTTCTCCGCGGCCAGCGCCGCGTTCCTGGGCCACGCGCTGCGGCGTCGCGCGGTGTGGGCCGCGCCGGAGCTGGGGGAGCAGGAGGTGGCGCCGGCGGCTCCCCGGCTGGGCCTCACGGAGGCGTTGATGCTGGTGCTCGCGGTGGACGCCCTCTTCGGGGTCTTCGCGGGCTTCCAGGTGACGTACCTGTTCGTCGGCGACGCGACGTCGCCCGCGCCCGGCTACACCTATGCGCAGTACGCGCGGCGCGGCTTCTTCGAGCTGATGCTCGTGTCCCTGCTCACGCTGGGGCTGGTGATGGCGCTGGCGCGGTGGACGCGCCGCGAGGCGCCGCTCGCGCGGCGGGTGTTCCAGGTGGGCACCTCGCTGATGGTGGGGTTGACGCTCGTCATCGTCGCCTCGGCGGTGAAGCGGATGACGCTGTACGAGGACGCGTACGGCTACACGCGGCTGCGCCTGTTCACCCATGTGTTCATGGTGGCGCTGGGCGTGGTGCTGGCGTGGCGCTGCGTGACGCTGTGGTGGCGGCCGGAGCGCTTCGCGGTGGGCGCCTTCGTCACGGCGCTGGCCTCCGTGCTGGCGGTGAACGTCATCAACCCGGACGCGCTCATCGTCCGCCTCAACCTGGCGCGGGACACGAGCGAGGAGGCGCTGGACGTCCTGTACCTCGCGGGCTGGCTCTCCGAGGACGCGGTGCCGGAGCTGGCGAAGGCCCGGGACGACGCGCGCCTGGGGGAGGGCTTCCAGCGGGCGCTGCGCGACCGCTTCCTCCGGGACGGGGACACGCCGACGTGGCCGGAGTGGAACCTGGGGCGCTGGCGCGCGCGCCGGGCGCTGGAGGCGGCGCCGTAG
- a CDS encoding TonB family protein, with protein sequence MPDMRPRTGGPDEGLFASVVHDHARGAGDRRRTLWMAWLSLVLHGLVLGGLVTLWQGASRPIRAPLTEDSALVLKLMASPPPPAPARAAAPARTTARRPRPFKVALPRPPPATPRPPAPVAPETGPETPPTPGAETSVADSVAAAAHGPSDAAPGATPGGEANGIIGGMVRGVLAASSAGMLPVAPPPPSATERAAWEEEYFETMFRDRFEDVRYPHQAAAAGIEGQFSVRISVDARGRLIALSVVGTCPHYVLCDAALAAVREAAPFPPPPAALGTPVTVELPFNYHLR encoded by the coding sequence ATGCCGGACATGCGTCCGAGGACGGGCGGACCGGACGAGGGCCTCTTCGCGTCCGTCGTCCATGACCACGCGCGCGGCGCGGGGGACCGCCGGCGCACGCTGTGGATGGCCTGGCTGTCGCTCGTCCTCCACGGGCTGGTGCTCGGCGGGCTGGTGACGCTCTGGCAGGGCGCCTCCCGCCCCATACGGGCCCCCCTCACCGAGGACTCCGCGCTGGTCCTCAAGTTGATGGCCTCGCCCCCGCCCCCGGCTCCCGCCCGCGCCGCCGCGCCCGCGAGGACGACGGCGCGCCGGCCCCGGCCCTTCAAGGTCGCGCTCCCCCGGCCCCCGCCAGCGACGCCCCGCCCGCCGGCCCCCGTCGCCCCGGAGACCGGGCCCGAAACGCCCCCGACGCCCGGCGCGGAGACGTCGGTCGCCGACTCGGTGGCCGCCGCCGCCCACGGCCCCTCGGACGCGGCCCCGGGCGCGACGCCCGGCGGCGAGGCCAACGGCATCATCGGCGGCATGGTGCGAGGCGTGCTGGCCGCCAGCAGCGCGGGCATGCTGCCCGTGGCCCCGCCTCCGCCGTCCGCCACGGAGCGCGCCGCCTGGGAGGAGGAGTACTTCGAGACGATGTTCCGCGACCGCTTCGAGGACGTGCGCTACCCGCACCAGGCCGCCGCCGCCGGCATCGAGGGGCAGTTCTCCGTGCGCATCTCCGTGGACGCGCGGGGCCGGTTGATCGCCCTGTCGGTGGTGGGCACCTGCCCGCACTACGTCCTGTGCGACGCGGCCCTGGCGGCCGTGCGGGAGGCGGCCCCCTTCCCGCCGCCGCCCGCCGCGCTCGGCACGCCCGTCACCGTGGAGCTGCCCTTCAACTACCACCTGCGCTGA
- a CDS encoding ATPase, T2SS/T4P/T4SS family — protein sequence MSTPATTFAALIASLVEHLAAQGHAVPQPPAPPASPGEAAQALFSIAGQTRVSVFSVWCDEDEGVPVAGVSFFFIHPDAPDHTGLLGQERVAVRVAHAPDLHASLGEALARFSGRGRDETRPQRGTVAFPFDAGDDPERLFWVTFREGPLGAWVTAVARDRQLRADQPPFRALALSPEDAAFLEARFLALDALFRGQPVLFTGARGTGRSTTLHAALGALPDGVNVLAALEQPRGVDTRVGTVRVGPSTPLSQLLRAFLRQDPDVVLADEARTPEDLHLLIQGALTGHAVAFALEAAAPEEALARLEAALPGVPLSPLIVHHTVDASTGARTRSLHTVTRDAAGQPRLTRATASTSGD from the coding sequence ATGAGCACCCCCGCCACCACCTTCGCCGCGCTGATCGCCAGCCTCGTCGAGCACCTCGCCGCCCAGGGCCACGCCGTCCCCCAGCCGCCCGCCCCGCCGGCCTCGCCCGGGGAGGCGGCCCAGGCCCTGTTCTCCATCGCCGGCCAGACGCGCGTGTCGGTGTTCTCCGTCTGGTGCGACGAGGACGAGGGGGTGCCCGTCGCCGGGGTCTCGTTCTTCTTCATCCACCCGGACGCCCCCGACCACACGGGCCTGCTCGGACAGGAGCGTGTCGCGGTCCGCGTCGCGCATGCGCCGGACCTCCACGCATCCCTGGGCGAGGCCCTGGCGCGCTTCAGCGGACGCGGGCGGGACGAGACCCGGCCCCAGCGAGGCACCGTGGCGTTCCCCTTCGACGCGGGAGACGACCCGGAGCGCCTGTTCTGGGTGACGTTCCGGGAGGGGCCGCTCGGCGCCTGGGTGACGGCGGTGGCGAGGGACCGCCAGCTCCGCGCGGACCAGCCGCCCTTCCGCGCCCTGGCCCTGTCTCCCGAGGACGCCGCGTTCCTCGAGGCGCGCTTCCTCGCGCTGGACGCCCTCTTCCGGGGACAGCCGGTGCTCTTCACGGGCGCGCGCGGCACGGGGCGCAGCACCACCCTCCACGCGGCGCTGGGCGCGCTCCCCGACGGGGTGAACGTGCTCGCCGCGCTGGAGCAGCCGCGCGGCGTGGACACGCGCGTCGGCACCGTGCGCGTCGGCCCGTCGACGCCGCTGTCCCAGCTGCTGCGCGCCTTCCTCCGACAGGACCCGGACGTGGTGCTCGCCGACGAGGCCCGCACCCCCGAGGACCTCCACCTGCTCATCCAGGGCGCGCTCACCGGGCACGCCGTGGCGTTCGCGCTCGAGGCCGCCGCGCCAGAAGAGGCGCTCGCGCGACTGGAGGCGGCCCTCCCCGGCGTCCCGCTCTCCCCCCTCATCGTCCACCACACCGTGGACGCGTCCACGGGCGCGCGCACGCGCTCGCTGCACACCGTCACGAGGGACGCGGCGGGGCAGCCACGGCTCACGCGCGCGACGGCTTCCACCTCGGGTGACTGA
- a CDS encoding DUF1579 domain-containing protein, translating to MNDVLDATTAPTTAFEAGDEHRLLHRWVGPWEGPTRTWFDPSGAPEETRTRARIEPLLGGRFVRIDYQGTAMGKPHAGQLVLGFDRAEGQYTAAWVDSFHMGASMMVSTGAPREDGRVSVLGGYTAAMCDDQGVTQKQRWGWRTVIHQPDEDSLVLESFNIWPEGREDRAVETRLSRRRGG from the coding sequence ATGAACGACGTGCTGGACGCGACGACCGCACCGACGACCGCCTTCGAGGCGGGTGACGAGCACCGGCTCCTCCACCGCTGGGTGGGTCCGTGGGAAGGCCCCACGCGCACGTGGTTCGACCCTTCCGGCGCGCCCGAGGAGACGCGCACGCGCGCGCGAATCGAACCGCTGCTGGGTGGCCGGTTCGTGCGCATCGACTACCAGGGCACGGCGATGGGCAAGCCCCACGCGGGGCAGCTCGTGCTCGGCTTCGACCGCGCGGAGGGGCAGTACACCGCGGCGTGGGTGGACAGCTTCCACATGGGCGCGTCGATGATGGTCTCCACCGGGGCGCCTCGGGAGGATGGGCGCGTCTCGGTGCTGGGCGGCTACACCGCGGCCATGTGCGACGACCAGGGCGTCACCCAGAAGCAGCGCTGGGGGTGGCGCACGGTCATCCACCAGCCGGACGAGGACTCGCTTGTGCTCGAGTCCTTCAACATCTGGCCGGAGGGCCGGGAGGACCGCGCGGTGGAGACCCGGCTGTCGCGCCGACGCGGGGGCTAG
- a CDS encoding cupin domain-containing protein, with protein MPTLIPAPMRVTAVGNKPKLIHEFVGRATTKTSDVSVAHMNSPGGWEEPGQTPEFKELTLVLAGVLRVEHKNGHIDVRGGQAIVCEPGEWVRYSTPEPEGAEYVAICLPAFSPGTVHRDD; from the coding sequence ATGCCGACCCTGATTCCCGCGCCCATGCGCGTCACCGCCGTGGGCAACAAGCCGAAGCTCATCCACGAGTTCGTCGGCCGCGCCACGACGAAGACGTCCGACGTCAGCGTCGCGCACATGAACAGCCCGGGCGGCTGGGAGGAGCCGGGGCAGACGCCGGAGTTCAAGGAGCTCACCCTCGTGCTCGCGGGCGTCCTGCGCGTGGAGCACAAGAACGGCCACATCGACGTGCGCGGCGGCCAGGCCATCGTCTGCGAGCCTGGCGAGTGGGTGCGCTACAGCACCCCCGAGCCCGAGGGCGCCGAATACGTCGCCATCTGCCTGCCCGCCTTCTCCCCGGGCACCGTCCACCGCGACGACTGA